A window of Hordeum vulgare subsp. vulgare chromosome 5H, MorexV3_pseudomolecules_assembly, whole genome shotgun sequence genomic DNA:
GTGAGCTGGAATATGAtcaaacaaattcttcattaTTAGCAGAGAATCAAACCAAATTTACCCGTGCGCCTACatatgtacatatatacatgcaaaaatgcaaaaaaGTTGCTCCTCGAGGCATCAATCCATCTCAAAGTTTTAACTATTTCTGTAAAACATTATGTTGTAAATGCAAAAGTAAAATTAAAATATGAATAGTTAAACCTCACTTGTACAAATTAATCAATCAATAAAGTTAAGTTGCATCTCAGCACGTGGACCCACGTCCTCACCCCAAACTGCTACGGCTATTCCTGGCCGAAGCCTTATCGACATCACCGGGCCTTGCTTCCCTGGCGCCGTGAGCGGCGAAATCAGTGATCCGTCGCACCACCATCTTCTTTCAAAACAAAATCAATTGATCGGATCGGaatttcaaatttgagcaacttagagcatctacagacgAAAATTGCAATTCAGTCCTTTAAACGTCCGCGGATACGCCTGAGCGCATCCATGGACACTGACCGATCACGGTTTAACAATATTTTATTTTAAACCCGGACACCTCAAATCTCATATCTCAAATTCATGCAAATCATGCAATTACGTCGATAAATTTATACACATCATTCGACTACTCCATCACTACTAACATGTCATCGTACTATCAAAATTTGACATGTTTGGCTATGATGGACATTAGCCACGGCCATCCTTGCCTTTTCCGAAGTACCGGTCGAAGATGCAGTACGGATCAAGCCGGATTTGCTCGTCTTCGAAGTTGTCCTCGTCGTGGCtcacctccttcatctccttcAATGCCAGTCCGGCTATTTCACGGACCACCTGATTCTGCTCGCGCGGCACGCATGTTCCTTCATTGGCGTTTCTTCAAAACGCGGACGTGGATGGCTTCCACCTCTGTGGATGTCCGCGCTGCCGCAtcagccgcctccgcctccgcctccacctCCGACATTTCCTCCGCGAGATAGGCCTCGGCGACCCTTATCCTTTCCTTCCCACGGCGGGCCGTTTCCGGTGGGACTCGAAGTTCGCTGAACTGGTCGATGGGTCCGCCCGCCAGGACCTCGATGATCCGCCACAGAGAAACCGAGCGCCCATTGAGTGGACGCTATGGAGTCGCAGCAGACAGATCCTGACGTCAGTCGGGCGCCATCCTCGCGAGAGCAACACAGTGCAATGTGAATCGTCATTGCCTCCTTCACTCCACAGAGGACGACTCCCCAGTCGATGGATCCAGACTCATCAGAGTCGGATCCGCTGCCCTCCATGTCGGAGAATGCCGGAGATCGCTGAAGGTGAGATAGGGTGATAGATGAGAATGGAGGAAAATAAAGTGAAGTGACGAGGGTTTGATCCGTCAAACAATGAGAAATATATGGGTCAATACGGATCAATACGGTCCAGGCAGGAACGTGTGGGCTCCCTTACATCTCTTTTATATTTGAGTTAGATATGGAAAATATCGATCAGTCCGGACGTTTAAATACCGGGATCAACGGGGTCTATTTTTTATGATTGAACGGTCTGCCTGTCTGGACGGAAGGTATGAGCCATGGAGGTGTAGGCAAAACTAAACTGTAGTTGGAAACATATTTTCCACCTACCATCTACCTGTCCGGATGCATGCGTCGATGGAGGAGTCATGCCCTTCGAGAGAGTACGAACCCCTACGTGCCGCCGACGACGAGGCCGTGTGGATTTGTTTATTGGCGAGATGACCACTCAACTCCACACACCTGTAAGCTAGTGTCAATACACATCTCGAACTCGAACACCTGTACCATTCCGAGACCTATAAATATCCACTTGCAGTCGCACTTGTCTGCATCGTAACTCGCAGCAGTTCAACACTTACACAGCCATACACATCATCGGCAGATCGACCGGTCTACGTAAGGCGCGACAATGGAGTACCAGGGACAGACCGGCCGCGCCACCGACAAGGTGGAGGAGTACGGCCAGCCCGTGGCCGGCCACGGCGGCGCCACCGGCGGACCCACGGGGACTcacggcgccgccgccgccgcgggcaCGGGGCAGCTCCAGCCGACCAGGGACGACCACAAGACCGACGGTGTCCTGCGCCGCTCCGgcagctccagctccagctcgGTGAGTTCAGGCCTTCAGGGACAGATGTGCCGCTATATACATCGAGGCACTCGATCGGTCATCTTACCTTGGTGTGCTTCTTGTTTTGTTAATATGTAGTCTGAGGACGACGGCGTtggcgggaggaggaagaaagggatgaaggagaagatcaaggagaagctCCCCGGTGGTGCCCACAAGGACGCCGCCGGGCAGCAGCACACGCCGGCGGCCGGCGAGTACGCCGGCACCGGCACGCACGGCGCGGAGGCCACCGGCGAGAAGAAGGGTGTCATGGACAAGATCAAGGAGAAGCTTCCCGGCGGACAGCACTGAGTTAAGCTAGGCAGCTAGCGATCGACCTGTGTGTGTGTGTTCGGTCAAAGCTCGGTAGCATGCGTACTTATGCATGCGTTCCTACGGATAAATAATGGGCGCCGATCGAGGTGCCGGAGTATATATGTTGTGTGTGTGACGTATTTGTGGACCCCGTGTACATGTATTTGTAACTCCATCGTAATCGTAATAAAGCGTTCGTCTATATTTAGGAAAAGTCAATTTTAAACCTTAAACCGATAGACGTTCGGTAAATTGAATCCTAAAGTTAAAATCCCTGCCATTTGCATCCTAAACTCACTAATCCTAGTCTAAATCAAATTCTGATGATGTTTTAGAGCAAAACATGTTGACATGGCTGGCAAAAGTTAACCGGGGATTCCTTATGACTATTGAGGATTTTGAAGGGGGGAACTAGGATTGGGCAACGGCAAAGGCAAATTCTGAACAGGGCGGCGACAGAGCAGATTATGCAGGAAGGTAAATCCTGAACAGGGCGGCGACGGAGTAGATTATGCAGGATGACGACGGATCTAGACGGATCTATTCCTCTCTTCCGTCGAGCCGCGAGAAGGAAAGGGGAGGAATTGAGATCGCCGATGCCCTACAGGGAGAGCACGATGGTGTACGAGTCGAAGAAGTTATGTTGGTGCAATCCTTGTCGGAAGGCGTCAAGATGGATCTCCTGGAGCATTCAGAACCCAGACAGGGGGTACTACACGTGCGTCGGTACCATGGTGAGCTTCAATGTTTCCTCCCCACTGATAGATttatgttgttggggaacgtcgcatgggaaacaaaaaatttcctacgcgcacgaagcctatcacggtgatgtccatctacgagaggggatgagtga
This region includes:
- the LOC123452064 gene encoding dehydrin DHN2, giving the protein MEYQGQTGRATDKVEEYGQPVAGHGGATGGPTGTHGAAAAAGTGQLQPTRDDHKTDGVLRRSGSSSSSSSEDDGVGGRRKKGMKEKIKEKLPGGAHKDAAGQQHTPAAGEYAGTGTHGAEATGEKKGVMDKIKEKLPGGQH